The Natronomonas salsuginis genome includes a region encoding these proteins:
- a CDS encoding arsenic resistance protein: MIGGALRYLKSKLIYVVVGSLAAGLLIGQFIGTTTQSLLQAAIIPVLFVMIYPMMITIDLREVLSIREHFGPVGASLLVNFGIAPLVAIGLARLFFAGDPAYAIGLYLIALIPTSGMTAAWTGLAGGDLEAALVAIAANLVAAVFVLPVYLSVLVGGDVGFDPNALYRQLAIVVAIPMVAGNLTRRLLLRRYGDEGFKRLKPTFGGVSSFGVMLIVFIAMAIRSESILADPIASALTIVPLVAFYAIVLAVGAGIGRALLAEPQSVALVYATSMRNLSIALAIAAAPGFPPAESVLPIALAYLVQPPLGAVYMQYRRDFVDEDRSLVAAFQARMPRL; encoded by the coding sequence ATGATCGGTGGCGCGCTCCGATATCTGAAGTCGAAACTCATCTACGTCGTCGTCGGATCGCTCGCCGCCGGCCTCCTCATCGGGCAGTTCATCGGGACGACGACGCAGTCCCTTCTGCAGGCCGCGATCATCCCGGTGCTGTTCGTGATGATCTATCCGATGATGATCACCATCGATCTCCGGGAAGTGCTCTCGATCAGAGAGCACTTTGGACCGGTCGGCGCGAGTTTGCTCGTCAACTTCGGGATCGCGCCGCTCGTCGCGATCGGTCTCGCGCGGCTCTTTTTCGCCGGGGACCCCGCCTACGCTATCGGCCTCTACCTGATCGCGCTCATCCCGACGTCCGGGATGACCGCCGCGTGGACCGGCTTAGCCGGCGGGGACCTGGAGGCGGCGCTGGTCGCGATCGCGGCCAATCTGGTCGCCGCCGTGTTCGTCCTCCCGGTGTATCTCTCGGTGCTCGTCGGCGGCGACGTCGGGTTCGATCCGAACGCGCTCTATCGACAGCTGGCCATCGTCGTCGCGATCCCGATGGTCGCCGGCAATCTGACGCGGCGGCTCCTCCTGCGACGATACGGCGACGAGGGGTTCAAACGACTCAAGCCGACGTTCGGTGGCGTCTCCTCGTTCGGCGTGATGTTGATCGTCTTCATCGCGATGGCGATTCGCTCCGAGAGCATCCTGGCCGATCCGATCGCGTCGGCGCTCACGATCGTTCCGCTGGTAGCATTCTACGCGATCGTGCTCGCGGTCGGAGCCGGAATCGGCCGAGCGCTCCTCGCCGAGCCGCAGTCGGTCGCGCTCGTGTACGCGACGAGCATGCGGAACCTCTCGATCGCGCTGGCCATCGCGGCCGCTCCCGGGTTCCCGCCCGCGGAATCGGTCCTACCGATCGCGCTCGCGTATCTCGTCCAGCCGCCGCTGGGCGCGGTGTACATGCAGTACCGGCGCGATTTCGTCGACGAGGACCGAAGCCTCGTCGCCGCGTTCCAAGCGCGGATGCCCCGATTGTGA
- a CDS encoding MFS transporter: MFGTDRRVVVLAFARMADAVANSFLIIVLPLYIASGELALPGFEGATVFGVAVTIELLIGFALSLFGFLNSFAQPFTGRLSDRTGRRKVYILFGLVVLAVTSVAYALVESYEALLVVRALQGLGGAFVIPTTIALVNDLARSDAERGGNFGVFNTFRLLGFGFGPVVAGLVIQRGPYVLLFDVTLSGFNAAFGVAVLGALVSFLLVTVLISEPPMSAADAGDDLSIAVTGDDRLLDPIFVLGVGTLFMATSIALFATLQEPINARLDQGPTWFGIQFSAVVIANVAFQVPIGRAADRFGRKPFLVWGLVLLAPAVLAQGLVTSPWTMLVARLVHGVSVAMVFAPALAVAGDLATEGESGTTLSVLTMAFGLGTAVGPLASGALFAYGFVVPFAVGAVLAIAALVLVATQVEETLDGAVSPTLLS, translated from the coding sequence ATGTTCGGGACCGATCGCAGAGTCGTCGTGTTGGCGTTCGCTCGGATGGCCGACGCGGTCGCGAACTCGTTTCTCATCATCGTCCTGCCGCTGTACATCGCGAGCGGCGAACTCGCGCTCCCCGGCTTCGAGGGAGCCACGGTGTTCGGCGTCGCCGTCACCATCGAACTCCTCATCGGCTTCGCGCTGTCGCTGTTCGGATTCCTGAACAGTTTCGCACAGCCCTTCACCGGCCGGCTCTCGGACCGGACGGGCCGCCGGAAGGTGTACATCCTGTTCGGACTCGTCGTCCTCGCCGTCACGAGCGTCGCCTACGCGCTCGTCGAGAGCTACGAGGCGCTGCTCGTCGTGCGAGCGTTGCAGGGGCTGGGCGGCGCGTTCGTCATCCCGACGACGATTGCGCTCGTCAACGACCTCGCTCGAAGCGATGCCGAGCGCGGCGGCAACTTCGGCGTGTTCAACACGTTCCGGCTGCTCGGGTTCGGATTCGGGCCGGTCGTCGCGGGGCTCGTGATACAGCGTGGGCCCTACGTGCTACTCTTCGACGTGACGCTCTCGGGGTTCAACGCCGCCTTCGGCGTCGCCGTCCTCGGCGCGCTCGTGAGCTTTCTGCTCGTGACGGTGCTCATCTCGGAACCGCCAATGTCCGCGGCCGACGCGGGCGACGACCTCTCGATCGCGGTGACCGGCGACGACCGGCTGCTCGATCCGATCTTCGTCCTCGGCGTCGGCACGCTGTTCATGGCGACCTCGATCGCGCTGTTCGCGACGCTGCAGGAGCCGATCAACGCCAGACTCGACCAGGGGCCGACGTGGTTCGGGATCCAGTTCTCTGCGGTCGTCATCGCGAACGTCGCCTTCCAGGTGCCGATCGGACGCGCCGCCGACCGGTTCGGCAGAAAGCCCTTCTTGGTTTGGGGACTCGTCCTCCTCGCGCCAGCGGTGTTGGCACAGGGGCTCGTCACGTCGCCGTGGACGATGCTCGTCGCGCGATTGGTTCACGGCGTCTCGGTGGCGATGGTGTTCGCCCCCGCGCTCGCGGTGGCCGGCGACCTCGCCACGGAGGGCGAGTCGGGGACGACGCTATCGGTGTTGACGATGGCGTTCGGGCTCGGAACGGCCGTCGGGCCGCTGGCGTCGGGGGCGCTGTTCGCCTACGGGTTCGTGGTTCCCTTCGCCGTCGGGGCCGTCCTCGCCATCGCGGCGCTCGTCCTCGTCGCCACGCAGGTCGAGGAGACGCTCGACGGGGCGGTTTCGCCGACGCTTTTGTCGTGA